Proteins encoded by one window of Kribbella flavida DSM 17836:
- the pheS gene encoding phenylalanine--tRNA ligase subunit alpha, whose amino-acid sequence MSGPNKNYDPVEVTPLHADEVDRTRDEALEAFRAAPDLAALQEAKVAHLGERSPIALANREIGALPPQGRKEAGQRIGSARKAINEAYASRLAVLEAEHEQRMLATEQVDVTLPWPAPQLGARHPLSLISEQIADVFTALGWDVAEGPEVEAEWLNFDALNFQPDHPARQMQDTFFVEPAGSGTVLRTHTSPVQARSMLTRKPPIYVICPGRVFRTDELDATHTPVFHQVEGLVVDEGITLAHLKGTLDHFVVSMFGEGLQARLRPNFFPFTEPSAEVDLLCFVCRGDSVGNPDRPCRTCGSEGWIEWGGCGVVNPRVLQACGIDPERYSGFAFGMGLERTLMFRNGVQDMRDMVEGDVRFSRQFGMEI is encoded by the coding sequence ATGTCCGGTCCCAACAAGAACTACGACCCCGTCGAGGTGACTCCGTTGCACGCCGACGAGGTCGATCGGACGCGGGACGAGGCGCTCGAGGCCTTTCGCGCCGCTCCGGACCTGGCCGCGTTGCAGGAGGCCAAGGTCGCGCACCTGGGTGAGCGGTCGCCGATCGCGCTGGCGAACCGGGAGATCGGCGCACTGCCGCCGCAGGGCCGCAAGGAAGCCGGTCAGCGGATCGGCTCGGCCCGCAAGGCGATCAACGAGGCGTACGCGAGCCGGCTGGCGGTGCTGGAGGCCGAGCACGAGCAGCGGATGCTGGCCACCGAGCAGGTCGACGTCACGCTGCCGTGGCCGGCCCCGCAGCTGGGCGCCCGGCACCCGCTGTCGCTGATCTCCGAGCAGATCGCCGACGTCTTCACCGCGCTCGGCTGGGACGTCGCCGAGGGCCCCGAGGTCGAGGCCGAGTGGCTGAACTTCGACGCGCTGAACTTCCAGCCCGACCACCCGGCCCGGCAGATGCAGGACACCTTCTTCGTCGAGCCGGCCGGCTCCGGCACGGTGCTGCGGACCCACACCTCGCCGGTCCAGGCGCGTTCGATGCTGACCCGCAAGCCGCCGATCTACGTGATCTGCCCCGGCCGGGTCTTCCGCACCGACGAGCTGGACGCGACCCACACGCCGGTCTTCCACCAGGTCGAGGGCCTGGTCGTGGACGAGGGCATCACGCTCGCGCACCTGAAGGGCACGCTGGACCACTTCGTCGTGTCGATGTTCGGCGAGGGACTGCAGGCGCGGCTGCGGCCGAACTTCTTCCCGTTCACCGAGCCGTCGGCCGAGGTCGACCTGCTGTGCTTCGTCTGCCGCGGCGACTCGGTCGGCAACCCCGACCGCCCGTGCCGCACCTGTGGCAGCGAGGGCTGGATCGAGTGGGGCGGCTGCGGCGTGGTCAACCCGCGGGTCCTGCAGGCCTGCGGCATCGACCCCGAGCGGTACTCCGGCTTCGCGTTCGGGATGGGCCTGGAGCGGACGCTGATGTTCCGCAACGGGGTGCAGGACATGCGGGACATGGTCGAGGGTGACGTGCGGTTCAGCCGCCAGTTCGGAATGGAGATCTGA
- a CDS encoding alpha/beta hydrolase produces MDGNTLRERTRGPGLYRADAEPFPALAELYRAIATGQTARLRTAADDSLYQSFNATFHAINCGEAVWPRSVAFYQADVARSARLYPLTGGMPANITPCAFWPFKPAKPVRLADHGPANILLVQNLRDPATPYEGALRMRKALGVQRTGMITVDAGGHASYLTTPNKCSDAAATAFLLGGPLPRDLRCPSDGR; encoded by the coding sequence ATGGACGGCAACACGCTACGGGAGCGCACTCGCGGCCCGGGCCTGTACAGAGCGGATGCCGAACCGTTCCCCGCGCTCGCCGAGCTCTACAGGGCGATCGCGACCGGCCAGACCGCCCGGCTGCGGACTGCTGCCGACGACAGCCTGTACCAGTCGTTCAACGCGACCTTCCATGCCATCAACTGCGGAGAAGCGGTCTGGCCGAGGTCCGTCGCCTTCTACCAGGCGGACGTCGCGCGGTCCGCCCGGCTCTACCCGCTGACCGGCGGCATGCCGGCCAACATCACGCCCTGCGCGTTCTGGCCGTTCAAGCCGGCCAAGCCTGTGCGGCTGGCCGACCACGGTCCGGCGAACATCCTGCTCGTGCAGAATCTGCGCGACCCGGCTACGCCGTACGAGGGCGCGCTTCGGATGCGCAAGGCACTCGGAGTGCAGCGCACCGGCATGATCACCGTCGACGCGGGTGGGCACGCCAGCTATCTGACCACCCCCAACAAGTGCTCGGACGCGGCCGCCACCGCCTTCCTGCTCGGTGGACCACTTCCCCGCGATCTGCGGTGCCCGAGCGACGGACGGTAA
- a CDS encoding vitamin K epoxide reductase family protein translates to MTNQTAELTVAHDSIADQPPAGLRWLLAGGGAIGFLAAFVLTVERFHLLTDPNYKPSCSINSVLSCGSVMMSDQAALFGFPNPLLGIAGFAIVTTLGVVLLAGVQLPRWIWLGLQVGATAAAVLIHWLIYQSIYSIGALCPYCMVVWAVTIPIFWFVTLHTFRRAGWVRSLSGYHTVMIAAWALFVTGIVLTRFWLGNG, encoded by the coding sequence ATGACGAACCAGACGGCAGAACTCACCGTCGCTCACGACTCCATCGCGGACCAGCCGCCGGCTGGGCTGCGGTGGCTGCTGGCCGGCGGTGGCGCGATCGGGTTCCTGGCGGCGTTCGTGCTGACCGTGGAGCGGTTCCACCTGCTCACCGACCCGAACTACAAGCCCAGCTGCAGCATCAACTCGGTGCTGTCGTGCGGGTCGGTGATGATGTCCGACCAGGCGGCACTGTTCGGCTTCCCGAACCCGCTGCTCGGCATCGCCGGCTTCGCGATCGTCACCACCCTCGGCGTCGTCCTGCTCGCCGGAGTGCAGCTGCCGCGCTGGATCTGGCTCGGTTTGCAGGTGGGCGCCACCGCCGCGGCCGTGCTGATCCACTGGCTGATCTACCAGAGCATCTACTCGATCGGCGCGCTCTGCCCGTACTGCATGGTCGTCTGGGCGGTGACGATCCCGATCTTCTGGTTCGTCACCCTGCACACCTTCCGCCGGGCCGGCTGGGTCCGCTCACTCAGCGGGTACCACACTGTGATGATCGCGGCCTGGGCCCTGTTCGTCACCGGCATCGTCCTGACCCGCTTCTGGCTCGGCAACGGCTGA
- a CDS encoding MFS transporter has translation MTSTAFESTSTGHPRRWWILLILCLSLMVLVVDNTVLNLAIPSLMRDLSATPADVQWIIDAYILAFAGLLLTAGSLSDRFGRKRMLVIGLVLFGAASMLATAATDPAQLIACRALMGVGGSLLMPSTLSLLFTVFPPEEQRKAMAGWSTVAMVGVVAGPTIGGVLLDKFWWGSIFLLNVPIAVLAIIGTVVLIPESRGPARDVDPVGAVLSIVGMTAVVWAIISVPADGLGSARVLGALVIGVLALVAFALWERRSAHPMLPLALFRDRNFSGTSLSIVLLSFTAGGLLLALTQYLQFVLNYSPLKAGLALIPYAASAMLFNGLGATLGKKLADRTLIATGLAVIAVAFGILTQVGESTGYGLLIVGLLVMGIGGGLAGPAAYTLLMQAVPAEHRGVGSAMNDTVQQTGAALSVAVLGSVLAAAYSAALPDSVPEAARDSIADTLGLGPQFAAAAREAFADAMSIAMAAGLIGAAAGAVVALLVLPRSAVAEPEAGQDDAGDEQGPGRDHHSVVPAE, from the coding sequence GTGACTAGTACAGCGTTCGAGTCGACGAGCACCGGCCATCCCCGCCGCTGGTGGATCCTGCTGATCCTCTGCCTGAGCCTGATGGTGCTGGTGGTCGACAACACAGTTCTCAACCTGGCGATCCCGTCGCTGATGCGCGACCTGTCCGCCACCCCGGCAGACGTGCAGTGGATCATCGACGCCTACATCCTGGCCTTCGCGGGCCTGCTGCTGACCGCGGGCAGTCTGTCCGACCGGTTCGGCCGCAAACGCATGCTGGTGATCGGCCTGGTGCTGTTCGGCGCCGCGTCGATGCTGGCGACCGCGGCCACCGACCCCGCGCAACTGATCGCCTGCCGGGCGCTGATGGGCGTCGGCGGCTCGCTGCTCATGCCGAGCACCTTGTCGTTGCTGTTCACGGTGTTCCCGCCCGAGGAGCAGCGCAAGGCGATGGCCGGCTGGTCGACGGTCGCAATGGTCGGTGTGGTGGCCGGACCGACCATCGGTGGCGTGCTGCTGGACAAGTTCTGGTGGGGCTCGATCTTCCTGCTCAACGTGCCGATCGCGGTGCTGGCGATCATCGGCACGGTCGTGCTGATCCCGGAGTCGCGCGGTCCCGCCCGGGACGTGGACCCGGTCGGCGCGGTGCTGTCGATCGTCGGGATGACGGCGGTGGTCTGGGCGATCATCTCGGTGCCCGCGGACGGCCTCGGCTCAGCGAGGGTGCTGGGCGCACTGGTGATCGGCGTGCTGGCGCTGGTCGCGTTCGCGCTCTGGGAACGCCGCAGCGCGCACCCGATGCTGCCGCTCGCGTTGTTCCGCGACCGGAACTTCAGCGGTACCAGTCTGTCGATCGTGCTGCTGTCGTTCACCGCGGGCGGCCTGCTGCTCGCGCTCACGCAGTACCTGCAGTTCGTGCTGAACTACAGCCCGCTCAAGGCCGGCCTGGCTTTGATCCCGTACGCCGCGTCGGCGATGCTGTTCAACGGTCTCGGCGCGACGCTCGGCAAGAAGCTGGCCGACCGGACCCTGATCGCGACCGGCCTGGCGGTCATCGCCGTCGCCTTCGGCATCCTGACCCAGGTCGGCGAGTCGACCGGGTACGGGTTGCTGATCGTCGGTCTGCTGGTGATGGGCATCGGCGGCGGGCTGGCCGGACCGGCGGCGTACACGCTGCTCATGCAGGCCGTGCCGGCGGAGCACCGAGGAGTGGGCTCGGCCATGAACGACACCGTGCAGCAGACCGGTGCCGCCCTGTCGGTCGCCGTGCTCGGCAGCGTCCTGGCTGCGGCCTACTCGGCGGCCCTGCCGGACTCCGTGCCGGAGGCAGCACGCGACTCGATTGCCGACACGCTCGGCTTGGGCCCGCAGTTCGCGGCCGCCGCGCGGGAGGCGTTCGCCGACGCGATGTCGATCGCGATGGCGGCCGGCCTGATCGGCGCCGCCGCCGGCGCCGTGGTCGCGCTGCTCGTGCTGCCGCGGTCAGCCGTTGCCGAGCCAGAAGCGGGTCAGGACGATGCCGGTGACGAACAGGGCCCAGGCCGCGATCATCACAGTGTGGTACCCGCTGAGTGA
- a CDS encoding TetR/AcrR family transcriptional regulator C-terminal domain-containing protein gives MDSIWTRQRPAASARETLSREQIVKTTMELLDTEGLAGLSMRKLAARLDSGATSLYWHVQTKDDLIDLVVDEAYGEVDVPDAELAGWRAGALLFAHSLRAVVLRHGWLPEVIYLRPSVGPNAISMGGRGLKLFAAAGFTGRDIDYAMSAVLSFVLGTANSQAAWEASVRRSGRSLEQMNSEILAGVDQITAAEPMMHESIQRRRVVSMDQLQNESFAFGLDSLLDGLEKRLSPDR, from the coding sequence ATGGACTCGATCTGGACCAGGCAACGACCCGCCGCCTCGGCCCGGGAGACGCTCAGCCGGGAGCAGATCGTCAAGACCACCATGGAACTGCTGGACACCGAGGGCCTGGCCGGCCTCAGCATGCGAAAGCTGGCCGCCCGGCTCGACTCCGGTGCCACCAGCCTCTACTGGCACGTGCAGACCAAGGACGACCTGATCGACCTGGTCGTCGACGAGGCGTACGGCGAGGTCGACGTACCGGACGCAGAGCTGGCCGGCTGGCGCGCCGGGGCACTGCTGTTCGCCCACAGCCTGCGCGCTGTCGTGCTGCGGCACGGCTGGCTCCCCGAGGTGATCTACCTGCGCCCCAGCGTCGGACCGAACGCCATCAGCATGGGCGGCCGCGGGCTGAAGCTGTTCGCCGCCGCCGGCTTCACCGGCCGGGACATCGACTACGCGATGAGCGCGGTCTTGTCGTTCGTGCTGGGCACCGCGAACTCCCAGGCTGCCTGGGAGGCGTCGGTCCGGCGCTCCGGCCGCTCGCTCGAGCAGATGAACAGCGAGATCCTCGCCGGGGTGGACCAGATCACCGCGGCGGAGCCGATGATGCACGAGTCGATCCAGCGGCGGCGGGTGGTCAGCATGGATCAGCTGCAGAACGAGTCGTTCGCCTTCGGGCTCGACAGCCTGCTGGACGGGCTGGAGAAGCGGCTCAGCCCTGATCGCTGA
- a CDS encoding TrmH family RNA methyltransferase, whose protein sequence is MASPGLLTAQSVRIKQARRLATRAFRRKTGRFLVEGPQAVREALEHRDSVIEVFAEPDVATRHRDLRDLAAAAGVPWYEVDRAGVEALSETVTSQGVVAVCSLVDVPLDEAVRRTASLVAVGVQVRDPGNAGTLIRTADAAGADAVVLSGESVDPHNPKAVRASVGSLFHLPIAVEVDIPAAAKSWRDQGVQVLAADGYGSVDLDECIDDGTLAKPTVWLFGNEAHGLPDGFDAIVDRSVKVPIYGRAESLNLATAAAVCLYASARAQRVVEPPVSDQG, encoded by the coding sequence GTGGCGAGCCCGGGTCTGTTGACCGCGCAGTCTGTGCGGATCAAACAGGCCCGCAGGCTCGCCACTCGTGCGTTCCGGCGCAAGACCGGCCGGTTCCTGGTCGAGGGCCCGCAGGCCGTCCGGGAGGCGCTCGAGCACCGCGACAGCGTGATCGAGGTGTTCGCCGAACCCGACGTCGCCACCCGGCACCGTGACCTGCGCGACCTGGCCGCCGCGGCCGGCGTGCCGTGGTACGAGGTGGACCGGGCCGGCGTCGAGGCGCTGAGCGAGACCGTCACCTCGCAGGGCGTCGTCGCGGTCTGCTCACTGGTCGACGTCCCCCTGGACGAGGCGGTACGGCGTACCGCGTCGCTGGTGGCCGTCGGCGTGCAGGTGCGCGATCCCGGCAATGCCGGCACCCTGATCCGGACCGCGGACGCGGCCGGCGCCGACGCCGTCGTGCTGTCCGGCGAGTCGGTGGACCCGCACAACCCGAAGGCCGTCCGGGCCAGCGTCGGCAGCCTGTTCCACCTCCCGATCGCGGTCGAGGTGGACATTCCCGCGGCCGCGAAGTCCTGGCGGGACCAGGGCGTTCAGGTGCTCGCCGCCGACGGCTACGGCAGTGTCGACCTGGACGAGTGCATCGACGACGGCACCCTGGCCAAGCCGACCGTGTGGCTGTTCGGCAACGAGGCGCACGGGCTGCCGGACGGCTTCGACGCCATCGTGGACCGGTCCGTGAAGGTGCCGATCTACGGCCGCGCGGAAAGCCTCAACCTGGCGACGGCCGCGGCCGTGTGCCTGTACGCCTCGGCCCGGGCCCAGCGCGTCGTCGAGCCGCCCGTCAGCGATCAGGGCTGA
- the rplT gene encoding 50S ribosomal protein L20, translating to MARVKRAVNAHKKRRVVLEQASGYRGQRSRLYRKAKEQVTHSLVYAYRDRKARKGDFRKLWIQRINAATRAEGLTYNRFIQGLRLAEVEVDRKILADLAVNDAAAFSALVAVAKAALPADVNAKSDAAA from the coding sequence ATGGCACGCGTGAAGCGGGCAGTCAACGCCCACAAGAAGCGCCGGGTCGTACTCGAGCAGGCCAGCGGCTACCGGGGCCAGCGCTCGCGGCTGTACCGCAAGGCCAAGGAGCAGGTCACCCACTCGCTGGTCTACGCCTACCGTGACCGCAAGGCGCGCAAGGGCGACTTCCGCAAGCTGTGGATCCAGCGCATCAACGCTGCGACCCGCGCGGAGGGCCTGACCTACAACCGGTTCATCCAGGGCCTGCGGCTGGCCGAGGTCGAGGTCGACCGCAAGATCCTGGCCGACCTGGCCGTGAACGACGCCGCGGCGTTCTCCGCGCTGGTCGCGGTGGCCAAGGCCGCCCTGCCGGCCGACGTGAACGCCAAGAGCGACGCTGCCGCCTGA
- the rpmI gene encoding 50S ribosomal protein L35, with amino-acid sequence MPKMKTHSGMKKRVRITGSGKIRREQTGIRHLAEAKSSKRKRRLSGTVEVAPSYVKKAKKLLGI; translated from the coding sequence ATGCCGAAGATGAAGACCCACTCGGGGATGAAGAAGCGCGTCCGGATCACGGGCTCGGGCAAGATCCGCCGCGAGCAGACCGGTATCCGCCACCTCGCGGAGGCGAAGTCGTCCAAGCGCAAGCGTCGCCTGTCCGGCACCGTCGAGGTCGCACCGTCGTACGTCAAGAAGGCCAAGAAGCTCCTCGGCATCTGA
- the infC gene encoding translation initiation factor IF-3, whose protein sequence is MAPVTNNPGGPITIELRVNERIRVPEVRLVGPNGEQVGIVRIEDALRLAQEADLDLVEVAATARPPVCKLMDFGKYKYETAQKARESRRNQTNTVIKEMKLRPKIDPHDYETKKGHVVRFLRAGDKVKITIMFRGREQSRPELGFRLLQRLAEDVSELGFVESSPRQDGRNMIMVLGPHKKKSEARVDVEAEKAKKLAEHEAEQEAERLERAEQLKQFEAERAAGATKKPKGPADNLDPE, encoded by the coding sequence GTGGCACCAGTAACGAACAACCCAGGAGGACCCATCACCATTGAACTGCGCGTCAACGAGCGCATCCGCGTTCCCGAGGTGCGTCTGGTCGGACCGAACGGTGAGCAGGTAGGCATCGTCCGGATCGAGGACGCACTGCGGTTGGCACAGGAAGCCGATCTCGACCTGGTCGAGGTTGCGGCCACGGCACGCCCGCCGGTCTGCAAGCTGATGGATTTCGGCAAGTACAAGTACGAGACCGCGCAGAAGGCGCGCGAGTCTCGCCGGAACCAGACCAACACCGTCATCAAAGAGATGAAGCTGCGGCCGAAGATCGACCCGCACGACTACGAGACCAAGAAGGGTCACGTCGTCCGCTTCCTCCGTGCCGGTGACAAGGTGAAGATCACGATCATGTTCCGTGGTCGCGAGCAGTCCCGCCCCGAGCTGGGGTTCCGGCTGCTGCAGCGGCTGGCCGAGGACGTCAGCGAGCTCGGCTTCGTCGAGTCCTCGCCGCGTCAGGACGGCCGCAACATGATCATGGTGCTCGGGCCGCACAAGAAGAAGTCCGAAGCGCGCGTGGACGTGGAAGCCGAGAAGGCCAAGAAGCTTGCCGAGCACGAAGCCGAGCAAGAGGCCGAGCGCCTCGAGCGGGCCGAGCAGCTCAAGCAGTTCGAGGCCGAGAGGGCCGCCGGGGCCACCAAGAAGCCGAAGGGTCCGGCCGACAACCTCGACCCGGAGTGA
- a CDS encoding DUF1844 domain-containing protein, translated as MSDPVSTPTDSASAPPADTAGEQARVDPMSTVSRDIAEVPSVEIISTAALHLMSAAAVNLGLAEDLPEHQDLDEARSLIDALAGLLDASAASLGHHHAAPLRDGLRSLQLAFKEASTIPDEPGQGPGEKYTGEVHPSAPRRG; from the coding sequence ATGAGCGACCCAGTCTCCACTCCGACCGATTCCGCCTCCGCACCGCCCGCCGACACCGCCGGAGAGCAGGCCCGGGTGGACCCGATGTCGACGGTTTCCCGGGACATCGCCGAGGTCCCGAGCGTGGAGATCATCTCGACCGCCGCCCTGCACCTGATGAGCGCGGCGGCCGTCAACCTCGGCCTCGCCGAGGACCTGCCCGAGCACCAGGACCTGGACGAGGCCCGCTCGCTCATCGACGCCTTGGCCGGCCTGCTGGACGCCTCCGCCGCCAGCCTCGGCCACCACCACGCCGCTCCGCTGCGCGACGGTCTGCGCTCGCTGCAGCTCGCCTTCAAGGAAGCCTCCACGATCCCGGACGAGCCGGGCCAGGGCCCGGGCGAGAAGTACACCGGCGAGGTCCACCCCAGCGCCCCCCGCCGCGGCTGA
- a CDS encoding MFS transporter, giving the protein MTTVRGHVEARVNWLPVWAVTAGTFLLVTAEQLPIGLLTGVGDSLSVSEGTAGLLVTVPSLVAAIAAPVVPLLIGTLDRRLLLAGLMALMTAANVVSALAPNYPVLIGSRFLVGVAVGGFWAVAGGLAVRLVPPAHVARATAVVFGGVGAANVLGVPIGALLGTWAGWRVAFAALGALALVTFVVLLAVLPPLSAAQPVRLRELAGQLANRGVRIGIVATLLVVTGHFCAYTFMSPVLQDISGVDERFIGALLFGFGAAGIIGNFVAGALLPRSLYRTVAGIVAALAVVLLVFPVAGGRPATGIGLLVAWGLAYGGVSVSLQSWMMRVAPRSVEAATALWVATFNLAIGLGALGGAVVIDTLPLRGVLLGAGGLLLLAGCAVLAARRTPALR; this is encoded by the coding sequence ATGACGACAGTCCGAGGGCACGTCGAGGCCCGGGTCAACTGGCTACCGGTGTGGGCGGTGACCGCAGGCACCTTTCTGCTGGTCACGGCCGAACAGCTGCCGATCGGTCTGCTCACTGGGGTCGGCGACTCGCTGTCGGTCTCGGAGGGAACGGCCGGACTGCTGGTGACCGTGCCGAGCCTCGTCGCCGCGATCGCCGCTCCCGTGGTTCCGTTGCTGATCGGCACGCTGGATCGCAGGCTGCTGCTGGCCGGGTTGATGGCCCTGATGACGGCCGCGAACGTGGTCTCGGCCCTCGCGCCGAACTACCCGGTGCTGATCGGCTCGCGCTTCCTGGTCGGGGTCGCGGTCGGCGGCTTCTGGGCGGTCGCGGGTGGCCTGGCCGTCCGGCTGGTCCCACCGGCGCACGTCGCGCGGGCGACGGCCGTGGTCTTCGGGGGAGTCGGCGCGGCGAACGTTCTCGGCGTACCGATCGGGGCCCTGCTCGGCACCTGGGCCGGTTGGCGGGTCGCGTTCGCGGCGCTGGGCGCGCTCGCCCTGGTGACCTTCGTGGTCCTGCTGGCGGTACTGCCGCCGCTCAGCGCGGCACAGCCGGTCCGCCTGCGCGAGCTCGCCGGACAGCTGGCGAACCGCGGTGTGCGAATCGGTATCGTCGCGACCCTCCTCGTCGTCACCGGGCACTTCTGCGCCTATACGTTCATGAGCCCGGTTCTGCAGGACATCAGCGGTGTCGACGAGCGGTTCATCGGTGCGTTGCTGTTCGGGTTCGGCGCCGCCGGCATCATCGGCAACTTCGTCGCCGGCGCCCTGCTGCCGCGCAGCCTGTACCGGACGGTGGCCGGCATCGTTGCGGCGCTCGCGGTGGTACTGCTCGTCTTCCCGGTGGCGGGCGGCCGTCCGGCCACCGGGATCGGTCTGCTGGTCGCCTGGGGTCTGGCGTACGGCGGCGTGTCCGTCAGTCTGCAGAGCTGGATGATGAGGGTGGCTCCGCGGTCGGTCGAGGCCGCGACGGCCTTGTGGGTCGCGACCTTCAACCTGGCCATCGGTCTCGGCGCGCTCGGTGGCGCGGTCGTCATCGACACGCTGCCGCTGCGCGGTGTGCTGCTCGGCGCGGGCGGATTGCTGCTGCTGGCCGGCTGCGCCGTCCTGGCTGCCCGCCGTACGCCGGCCCTGCGCTGA
- a CDS encoding TetR/AcrR family transcriptional regulator, with protein MARPRQFDEDDVVERATRLFWRRGYHATSVRDLGSELELRPSSLYRTFTDKHALFLRALDHYRQTESAEAERRLAAAGPTPEVLRDWMVWMVREKNARGCFVVNTATELGTAHADVRQRTDAAFAVTREALTTLLRRGVATGEFPAGLDVPATAGLLFTTLLGLEVRERAGHELDELIATIDAVLAQLGLRPQA; from the coding sequence GTGGCACGACCCCGGCAGTTCGACGAAGACGACGTGGTGGAGCGGGCGACCAGGCTGTTCTGGCGGCGCGGCTACCACGCGACCTCGGTGCGCGATCTCGGCAGCGAGCTCGAACTGCGGCCGAGCAGCCTGTACCGGACGTTCACCGACAAGCACGCCCTGTTCCTGCGCGCGCTGGACCACTACCGGCAGACGGAGTCCGCCGAGGCGGAGCGACGGCTGGCGGCCGCCGGCCCGACGCCCGAGGTCCTGCGGGACTGGATGGTCTGGATGGTGCGGGAGAAGAACGCGCGCGGCTGCTTCGTGGTCAACACCGCCACCGAGCTCGGCACGGCGCACGCGGACGTTCGGCAGCGGACGGATGCCGCCTTTGCCGTGACCCGGGAAGCGTTGACCACGCTGCTGCGGCGTGGGGTCGCGACCGGAGAGTTCCCCGCCGGCCTCGACGTGCCGGCCACCGCCGGACTGTTGTTCACCACCCTGCTCGGGCTCGAGGTGCGGGAACGGGCCGGGCACGAGCTCGACGAGCTCATCGCGACGATCGACGCTGTCCTGGCCCAGCTGGGTCTGCGACCCCAAGCCTGA
- a CDS encoding discoidin domain-containing protein: MLRRAMIMAAAAVLGAGVVTAPAEAAQTRTAADTKRVVVYYQTQYLNNVYVSPKPLVDNNTGVTDVLVGAIHLNSDGSTHVNDHPPSDPRYTQMWADLAAMQARGVRVSAFVGGAAQGTFQRLDTDFATYYPKLKNLVTTYGLDGLDLDVEENMSQAGINRLIDQLTTDFGTDFVITLAPVATALSGGGNLSGFNYETLERERGAKIDWYNAQFYCGWGSMASTTGYDNIINRGVFPPHKVVTGVVTNSANCGGYVPLPTLKNTLAQLVAKYPTFGGVDGWEYFNSDPGGTAAPWQWAREMTSAMSGGAGGPANLALNKAATGSAACTSTEGPAKAVNGSVSGGTADKFCTLAASKWLRVDLGSAQTLGSVEISHAAAGGESAAYNTRAFTVQTSGDGSTWTTRATVTANTAAVTTHALSGVSARYVRLNITTPTQGADPAARIYELKVFA, translated from the coding sequence ATGTTGCGCAGAGCAATGATCATGGCCGCGGCCGCGGTGCTCGGTGCGGGCGTCGTGACGGCGCCCGCCGAGGCGGCGCAGACCCGGACGGCGGCCGACACCAAGCGGGTTGTCGTCTACTACCAGACGCAGTACCTGAACAACGTGTACGTGTCGCCGAAGCCGCTGGTGGACAACAACACCGGCGTCACCGACGTGCTGGTGGGGGCGATCCACCTCAACAGCGACGGCAGCACCCACGTCAACGACCACCCGCCGTCGGACCCGCGGTACACCCAGATGTGGGCCGACCTGGCCGCGATGCAGGCCCGGGGCGTCCGGGTGTCCGCGTTCGTCGGCGGCGCCGCGCAGGGCACGTTCCAGCGGCTCGACACCGACTTCGCGACGTATTACCCGAAGCTGAAGAACCTGGTCACGACGTACGGGCTGGACGGGCTGGACCTGGACGTCGAGGAGAACATGTCGCAGGCCGGGATCAACCGGCTGATCGACCAGCTGACCACCGACTTCGGCACCGACTTCGTGATCACGCTGGCGCCGGTCGCGACCGCGCTGAGCGGCGGTGGCAACCTCAGCGGCTTCAACTACGAGACGCTGGAGCGGGAGCGCGGGGCGAAGATCGACTGGTACAACGCGCAGTTCTACTGCGGCTGGGGCTCGATGGCCAGCACCACCGGGTACGACAACATCATCAACCGCGGCGTCTTCCCGCCGCACAAGGTGGTCACCGGCGTGGTCACCAACTCCGCGAACTGCGGCGGCTACGTGCCGCTGCCGACGCTGAAGAACACCCTGGCCCAGCTCGTCGCGAAGTACCCGACCTTCGGTGGCGTGGACGGCTGGGAGTACTTCAACTCCGACCCGGGCGGCACCGCGGCGCCGTGGCAGTGGGCCCGGGAGATGACCTCGGCGATGTCCGGCGGCGCCGGCGGCCCGGCCAACCTCGCGCTGAACAAGGCCGCCACGGGGTCGGCCGCGTGCACCAGCACCGAAGGCCCGGCCAAGGCGGTCAACGGCAGCGTCTCCGGTGGCACCGCAGACAAGTTCTGCACGCTCGCCGCGTCCAAGTGGCTGCGGGTGGACCTCGGTTCGGCCCAGACCCTGGGCAGCGTGGAGATCTCGCACGCCGCGGCCGGAGGTGAGTCCGCGGCGTACAACACCCGCGCCTTCACGGTGCAGACGTCCGGCGACGGATCCACCTGGACCACCCGCGCCACTGTCACCGCCAACACGGCCGCGGTCACCACGCATGCCCTGTCCGGTGTGTCGGCCCGCTACGTCCGGCTGAACATCACCACGCCCACCCAAGGCGCCGACCCGGCCGCTCGCATCTACGAGCTGAAGGTCTTCGCCTGA